A region of Catharus ustulatus isolate bCatUst1 chromosome 9, bCatUst1.pri.v2, whole genome shotgun sequence DNA encodes the following proteins:
- the CDKN2C gene encoding cyclin-dependent kinase 4 inhibitor C: MAEPSGNELASAAAKGDLVQLTNLLQKNVNVNAQNGFGRTALQVMKLGNPEIARRLLSNGANPNLRDSTGFAVIHDVAREGFLDTLQTLLEFKADVNIEDNDGNLPLHLAAQEGHVRVVELLLARSECKVGHQNKRGATACDLARLYRRAAVVELLEASSSFPPMD; this comes from the exons ATGGCCGAGCCTTCTGGGAACGAGCTGGCGTCCGCGGCTGCCAAGGGGGACCTAGTGCAACTTACTAATTTGTTGCAAAAGAATGTAAACGTCAATGCACAAAATGGATTTGGGAGGACTGCGCTGCAG GTGATGAAACTCGGCAACCCCGAAATCGCCCGGCGGCTGCTCAGTAACGGGGCCAACCCCAACCTGAGAGACAGTACCGGCTTCGCTGTCATCCACGACGTAGCCAGGGAGGGCTTTCTGGACACTTTGCAGACTCTGCTGGAGTTCAAAGCCGATGTTAACATTGAGGACAACGACGGCAACCTGCCCTTGCACTTGGCGGCCCAGGAGGGGCACGTGCGGgtggtggagctgctgctggcgcGCTCCGAGTGCAAGGTGGGCCACCAGAACAAGCGGGGGGCCACCGCCTGCGACCTGGCCAGGCTCTACCGGAGGGCGGCCGTGGTGGAGCTCCTGGaggccagcagctccttcccccccATGGACTGA